The window tctgtcatttcttacacCATTTTTGAAATGGTTTGCtttcacttcctgcttactcaggtaatattatttactctctcaggtctttgatggggttcaagactagatagtcataccTACTTTCCTTTCATAACTTAACTAATACATTGTTAGTATAAGACTTGGACTCCTCAGGATAGAACAATTACTaaaataatctttattatttGCTGATTACCTTAGACTGGTTAGATTACCTtaacatgtgtttcttgcttgatgttgttcatgtTGGTTGTAGTtctatatttgtgtatgtttttgccttttctttctcctggacaatacttgaATAATTGCATATAGTTTTGGATTAGATTTAAAACCCTCTTATTCAGACAAAAgtgggaggtgttgtgggaattcattcagcccATAGCCATTAGGGTATGGTCTGAGGTAAAATGTGTAGACTAATAAGTACAAACAGGAAGCATGGTCTCTCTCTTGGCTGGTGGTCTAAGTTTCTGTATGCAGCTTTCAGCACCTACAGAGGACTGTGGCAGCTTTCTTATTGTGAGTGCTCCCTAAATAGACAGTTGGTATCCTTTATTCTGAGATCCTGTGGACTTCTTTAATTACATCTACATTTgactatttttaattaattaattaacaaaattcaatttgttgatttttatgaaaatgcttaggaatattaatatttatgtattcataAATTAtagctttataaaaatattttatgaattaaaGAGTATTGTTCTAAATGAGCTATGTCTTAAATAGAGTATTTTAGATGTTTATTAgagctttaaaaatagaaattatctAAGTTTGTACTTAACCCACTGTAGTAATTtataaaatggattttaaaatatcactttcCTGGgtttataagttataagagtagCAAAGTATTTAACAATAGATATATAGatgtatagatatatagatgTAATCTGTGAGATTTTGATCCCATATTCTTCTCTTAGTTCATTGTTTCAAGAAGTATATATACaccatgaatttttaaatatatatggttGTTGATATGAAGATTTCCAGGGCCATATGCTGGAAAAAATTAGCCTTTCCTCTGTGATAATGTCCTTGACCCTTGGTCTAAGGATATTTAAATCTATTTGCATATTATACATTTGAACCCTATTGTTttccactgatttttttaaaaagtctccatCAATTCCATGTGCCATTCATTGGTGTATCTTTTTTCTATTAAGCCATGAGATGTCAATTTTCTACCTTTCTCCTTTAATATTGCATATTGGTTGTTCTGTACCTTTTGTTGTTTCATATAAACTTTGTTTGGTTTGTTATTCAGAAAGTAACTTGGTGGGGATTTTGATAAGGTTATAGAGAATCTATAATGAACAAGTTGTACAGAGCTAGTGTGATAGTTGCCGTTAAGTGACAATGGAACTAGGTAGACAATGGAACAATGCATTTGTATGGCTATGGAGACCTTTTCAGGTAGCATTGACGTGTCAGACAGTGAGGAAGCCCCTGCTATGAATAAGGATGGGATTATCTATGGGGTAAACTGCTCTGTGAAGAAGTGGAATGCAGGCAGTACACAGAGTgtcagtcttacttttcacagTGATGGCTTCTACTGCTATTGGCACCTGCTGACATTAAAGGCCAGCTCTTCAGCTCTTCACAGTGGACTCAATTCCAGCAACTCCCCAAGGCTTTCAGCATTAGACTGAGAGTGAAAAGGCATCCTTCCTGGGCTGGGAACTAGTTCTCAGTCTCTGGAGCATGTAGTTGAACATTGTCCAGGTGCCCTCTTCATATCACAAGAGCCAATGTAATGaatctatttttataatttagcTGTACGTACATTCTGTTGATTCTTTTCACCTAGGGATCCATAGGGCAATTAGAATTTTAGGAGCATAAATTAAGGTATATGGCCTCATTACTTTACATACTCTTTAATCTGTTCCATCAGGATTTTACAGTCTTCTTCATGTTTGTACATATTTTTGTGTTTACATTGAATGTTTATTATTGGTATTCCTGTAAATAGTAATGTGCTTTCAATTTGAAATACTACTCACTTATTCCTTGTTTATATACAAGGAgcaatttttctaattttaacccATTATAAGGAAGATTTTCTTATATTCATGTTAGTTTAAGGcaggttttattttctacatACTAAGTGATATTATCTCTGAATAAAGGTAGTTTCTTTTCAGCTATTTCTTTCTTGTGTATACATTTTAGTTGCTTTGCTTATCTTCTTTATTACCTAAGACTTCAGGTTGGCTATTGAATAAGAGTGATGACAATTGAATCTTTCTTCCTGATCTTAACACAAAAGCATATGTTTTCTCAATATTAAATATGATATTACCTCTATGCTttttggagttcttttttttacCAAATTGAAGTATTTCCCCTATTTTCCTATATGCTGAGATTTTAAAATCATGATTGGGAgtttaattatttaaatgctCTTTTGTCTGATGGATATAATCATATAATTTTCTTTACTGTGCTTATATGATGTATGTTCATTGTTCTTTACTGTAAAGGTAGTTTGCCACAGCTAGATAAATCCCTGTTGTCCATGTTCAAAATTCTATTATATATTGTTAgatcttaaataataatattttttctgaGATATAAGAGATATTTGTTTACAGATTTCTTTTCTGTCATGTCTTAATCAGAATTTAGAAGTAAGGTAACAATGGCCTCAGAGACTCAATTAAgaagtatgtatttatttttaggaagaaattatttttaatctggTGTCATATCTTCTTGCATACTTCACATATTTCATGGGTGTAATCTAGGTCAAGTATTTCCTTTTAGAAAGTTTACTCATTtttgataaatataaaacattataagGGTAAATTCatagaataatttcttttttcatttttgttatggAGATTAAATCTGGACTCTCATACTTTCTAAGCATATGCATTGCTTACTATAGTCATTGCAGACTATATCTAATCATTCTTGAATGATTTTTATCCTGTTCTTCTATACTAACAATTTAGTGATGTTATTTGCCTCATCATAAGATTTGGTCTTACATCTGGCTTCCAACAGCTCATTCCTCATTTCTGCCAGAGATTTTCCAGTACTACATACAGCAAACATTTGTCTAACATTGTCTGAATCATGACAACTCAGTTCATCTCCCAAAAGTCATGGATATTCTCATAATTCTTCTCTTAGCCAGGGTCCTCACCAAAACTGCCCACAGCCCTGTATGGGCTGTAATGTAGTCTTGATTCCCCATGAGCTTCCAAATTCTTTCCAACACTTATTTGTCATGCTGCTTCCACATCATCAGGTGTTTATCGCGATCCCTCATCTCCCCTGGTGTTTAGCCTGCCACTTCATTTCCCCAGGTGTTTATCCTGATACTTCATCTCCCTAGGTGTGTATCCTGACACTTCATCTCTCAGGTGTTTATCCTGACCCTTCATCTCTCAGGTGTTTATCCTGACCCTTCATTTCCGCAAGAGTTTATCATGATACTTCATTTCCCAGGTGTTTATCATGCTACTTCATCTCCCAGGTGTTGTCATAACAGTTCAGCTCCACTtaccaatttctgtcttcttCAATCAGTTTCTTAACAGATGCATGGAGaataaaaatttacaataaaaacaatttaaggcTCACCATTCTCGATACTGAGAAATCAAAGATCAGCACACAGGCACCCAGAGTGAgccttcttttgtctttttcacacagaagaaatacaaagagtagaaaagcagttgaactcACCATTCAATAATGATGATAATCTCATGTTTCTGAGATGAAGATTTATTGGTGAGCAGAGAGAAGTAAGGAGAAAAATGTCATGTATGTAATATCATCTCTATGCATGAGATCAGTAACCACAAAACTAGGTCTTGCAAGGAAACTAAACCAAAAACATGTCTAATATTCTTATCTACATTTAAATATTACAATAAATTAAATGATTTTGTTATGTCACCTTAATGAAAAATAACATGCAAACAAATACATAACCTCATTAACTATCCTCTGCAACTGATAAGAAGCACACAATTAAAAAGTCCGTTCAATTTAACTCCTACTTAAGAAACTCCCAGTAACTCTCTACTATGTAACTTTGAGAACAAATTCTCCTTTGTTTGGTATTCAGTGTTTGTTCTGTATGTCTGACATCTTTTTTATGGAGATGAGAACTTAAAAACACTGGTAGAAAACactctgtgtgttctttctcttcttcatattTCCAAATTCCTCACCACTGGCAGTACATATAAGTACAATCTATGGGAAAAGAAGCTTTACAAAGTAAGACATATGCACCCTAATAATGTTGAATtataattgatttaaaaatgaatcttGAAGAGTAGAAAAGAAACAAGTATCAGAAGTGATGCCTATTATAGCCATTATAATAAATGCATATAGATGCAAAATATAATGAAGCTCTCATAGGAATGCAAAGAAAACAAGTTTAAAGAGAGGTTGGAGAAGTCATTTAAAAACCATATGGTACTAAATTTATATTAGGtagaagaaagacaaatataataataattagttAATATGAGGGTGCCTCTGAATAGGATAGGAATATAGGAGAATTAGAAACATAAGTAATATATGCAATTGAAGCAAATACAGTCTCCTCTGTCTTATGCATAAATggactgaggtgtgtgtgtgtgtgtgtgtgtgtttagaggtgTGAGAATAACTCAAGGAAATGAGTGGGATAGAGTAGTGGATTAGAATATGCACAGACAAATATGGCTGATACCAGTACATTGGGAGCTGTTTAATACATCAAAGAGCAAAATGAGAagccacaaataaacaaacatcgACCAAGGTAGAGGTGTGTTTAGAATCATGGGAGACAAAACCAATATTGTATGATTTAAGATACAGTGACAAAAATTATGAATGGCAAGAGTAGATATGTTTCACAGAAACCAATATAGAAAAACTAAAGAACTGATGGAAAAGTCatgttttagaaatgaaaatcaacTAACATATTTTTGCATTTGAGCCATTGTTTTGCTCCTTTTTATACCCTGGAGGAAGAAGTGCTATAAAGCAGTGTATTACACTGTACGTCACAATAACAACTAGATACATTAGCAACATTTAGTTCAAATGTGGACAGTAATGTGACAAACTTACTAATGAAAATACAACTTCACAATTAAAGGCAAAGTTGAGAAGTTCATGCAGACTTGTAGACTCAGGACACGCATTCTATTAGCCAAGAAACTAACACTACAAAAGAATCGGGCATTGATTAACTTAGTACCTGTTCTTCACACAGCCATGAACACAGCAAAGAAGTTTCCTGAAATGTCTCAGCCCAGACATAGAAATCTTCAGGAGATGCTGACTGAAGTGGGTTTGTCTGTTGACTACTGGCTGCCTAAGCTTCAGAAAGATCTGGGTGTGACCTGTGCCCAGGCCTTACAACACTTAGAAGAAAGAGACCTCCAGAAGCTGAAGTCCCATATACAACACACCTGGGAGCAAAGGGCTCTGAAAAAGCTGCTTGACCTCTcacagccaaacagtgttgcagaGTTCCAGGAGACTCCTGGGGAGATGATAAAGAACAGGCACCAGCAAGCAAAACAGGCACTGCAGGAACTAAAGGCCTTGCAGTCAGAAGGGAAACACagacaggaaaaggaagtgaggaagaaggaagcagaactGAGGCAAGCAATGGAGATCCCAGAAGAGTGCTGGCCAGGGCCGGAAGTACCCTTCAATGATGTCACTGAAACAATGGTGAGACATCTCAAGGATATGGATCCCAAACTTCCCTACAGTGGAAACCTCCCCGATAGAGACCTCGTAAAATGGGCATCTGGAGGACTGGCTCTGCAGGGAATTTATAAGACAAGCAAACAAGGGGACCTGGTAGTGAAGAGAGAACAGCTACTCAGGGTCCCCAAGGAATTCTTCCTCTTTGGACCTGAGCAAGGTAAAAGGATGGAAACAAGAGAATTCACATCATCTCAAGCAGAATCCCTGTTCACCAAGACCGTGGAGAAGCTGGGATTTGGAGCAATGACGTCAGCCacaggtggatgctggggatttagTCTGGAAGGTGGTAGAGAGCAAAGCAAACATTCAGAATCTAAGGACACACACCAGTCATTTTCAGAGCACTCTTACTTCTGTTCAGCAAAGTTCAGTTATGTGCCCCTGGCCTCCTTTCACTTTCGAACTGATCAGCTCCAGCTCTCCCCTGCTGCTCTCAAGGAACTGAAAATCATCGAAGAACAACTGGAACACACTGATGGAACAGACAGATTCCTCTTACTAAGAAACAGGATTGAAAACTTCTTTAATAGGTTTGGCTCTCATGCTAATCAAGGCCCTCTACACCTTGGAGGAATCTACTGCTGGAAGGCCATTTCAGAGGGTTTCAACAGGGACCAGCTGGGTCATGTGAAGCAGCAGACAGCAGAGGCCTTGGATCAATACATAAGAGGGAGCTCCAGCGgttttgggattaaagttgtTGGAAGGGCGAAAGCATCACACTCACGTTATGTAAGATCGTGCCAGAATGTAGCTAACGAAATGTTCCAATTCAATGTCCAGTTATCTGTGGCCCAGATAGGTGGACCAGTAGAAACAAATGGAATTGTTCACTGGACAACTGGTCTTCTTGCCAGCAACAAAACCTGGTCTATCATTGACCAGGAACTTCAGTTGGTACCTATTTGGGACATCATCCTTAGCAACCACAGAAGTGATTTTAAGAACCCACTTCAACTGGCTAAATGTCTAAATGAAAACTATACTGTCCTGACTGGCCTTGCTGTTCAAATCCAAGATGAAGAATATTTGTGCAGTCTTGGGCAAGAAATTAGACTTTTTCAAAAAACTATGAATTTCCAAAAAGTTTCTGATTATGAGAGGAAACTTAAGAAACTGATAAATTCCATGAAAGTCACAAGTTATAACATTTGGACTTATATGTTTTTTACAGATTGGCAACTGCAGAATTTTCTAATTAGCACAATCAACTTTCTCAAAGAAGCAGCCACTTATGTAACTCACTTTATTAATGCTCAAGTGTGTAGATTTCTAGAACCTCATGTCTACAAAGTGACAAACTTCCCACAGGCATCATCTACCATGGAGTGTATCTACCATgcggagacagaggaagaaaaggtCAAAATCATCTCCTTTACTCAATTCCTTAAGACcttaaagcaaattaaaaagaaactagtAGGAgtgaatatgaaaaataaatcttcacaAACAGTGGAAGAGGCTCAAAGAAAAGCTACATGTGATGTCACCACAGCTCTGAGATCCTTCTTGAACTTTCTCAGAGAATCAGAGCAGTCTGACATGCAGCTGCTACTGCTCTCCATTGCAGCTGGTGCAGGTTATCGGCTGGACGACAATGCTCTTCAGCCTCTTCTGGGGTGTGCAGAGTTAAACTTCCTCTTGGATGAAATACAAACTGCCCAACAGAAATACCAAGAGCTTAAAAGTGTCTGTAATTACAGAGCCCAGTCATTCCTGGTGCTCACAGCTCTGAGAGCCACAGTTGGAAGCACAGATATTTCTACAGGTGAGAAAAGAAAACGCTTGGTATTAGTAAGACAACATATAGGACAACTCTTGTCTGAAGAAGTTGTAAACATCCTCACAAAACATGGAGTACACCATGATTGGGAAAATCTTGAGAATGATTTGAGATTACTCATTTATGGGGACTATAAAGCCATTACTCCTTCTTTGCGTATGGACATAgtgaaaacaaaattacaaagtcTTCGTAATGAAATTAAAGAGTCTTATAAACAACTAAGTATTGAAAACATCAAAAAGGGAGTGGTGGACAATGAATCTTTCATACACTTACTCCAACGTCTAGGCCTAGATCATCACTATCCAAAAAAGATGAGCAGAGCTGATTTCCAAAAGGTCTACAAGATGTCTGTCCACAAGTCTGAGCCAAGATCTGAACAGGAACTTCCCTTCTATTTCCTGCAAAAACTACTGATGTTAGATTGCAGGCTGAGACAACTGATCTTCAAGGATGCTGGAAACACAGAACACCAGGTCTCTAGATGCTCCTACAACCAGGACAATGAGGCTTTTGATCCATATGAAGAGTTATCTGAAGAGACTGAAGATATTGTAAAGTCATCAGCAAAAATGTCCCGGCCCCACATTCACCCAATGGACATCCAGATGGCCATTTTCCACTGTGCAGATGATCTTGCCAGGCAATACATTTTGTCCAAACTTTCCATTTGTCAGTTTGCACTCCCCCTTGTGGTGCCAAATCCCAACACTTCTCAGATGGAATTCTCTCTCTGGTCTCTCAGACAAATCAGGAGAAGTTGGCAAGAGTCAAGTAAATCACCACAGGACAAGAGCTACAGTCACAAGAATCAGCAGATGTGCAATGTCTCTACCCCCATAGTGTCCTTCATTAGAGTTGGAAATGGCCTCTCTGCTTCCAAATCTCAGATCATGAACTCTCTCCTCAGTAAACGTAAACATGATGTGTTTTTTCACAGGCACTGCAGAGGAAGCAGCAAAGACTGTCTCCTGATGGAGGGAGTGGTGGAAATCTCCTGGTTCTGTCCTGGGGGTCAAAATGAGGACACATTTGATAAGTGTGTGGCCTTCACCAATCTTCATGGAGATGCCAAGGACCATAGGCAACAACTCAGCTTTCTGCAGGAAATCTCTTCTGTCATTGTGGTCCTCATGTCATCTTCTGatgacaacaaagaaaaccagaatcTTGTCAGACACTTATGTCAGTCATCAATATGTCTAGTGTGCTTGTTGgatgataaaaaaaatgtcttggcTAATAATTCTGGTAGAAGAGTAAGAATTGGCATCAGGGATAGAAATGAGGCAGAATTAACTGAGGAACTCATAAATGCTATTAAACATTTACTAGAGGTCTCTGATACTTCTCTTAGCTTAGAGAACTGTTCAGAGATAGCTCGCAGACAAGGATTCCTGGTTGATGAAGACCAGAGACTCTGCAAGGATACCAAAGAAAAGGCTGAGATTATAATGGCCCTACTAGCAAAACAGACATTATCAAAGATAAAGGAAAACCTACTGCCTCTTCAGGGACAACTGTGGCATACTTGGTGTAAGAAGGACAAAGAACTCTATCATCTGAGAGAAAAGGGAAATCGGAGTATTGAACAACATAAAAGTGATATAGATATTCAGAAACAAAAAATACGATATGAACAATTAGAGAAAGCCTGTCCTCTCAATGATGTAATGCGTTCTTTCCTTACCATCCTTCAAGAACATGAAGAAGCTCCTGCTAAACATTACATATTGCACTGGCTGGGTCATTTTTTACACAACTTGACCAAAGGACATttggaaaaattacaacagaaaCAAAGGTCTGTGTGGTCAAGgatacaaacagaaaaacataagaaatatAAAAGTAACTCCCTGACAATCTATCAGAATCAGATAGAAGCCATCTCCACAGAGATTCATGACTGTACTTTTGGAACTGAGCATCTTCTCAGAGAAGTTGGCCAGATTTATGAAGCTCTGGAAGAAACTTCTTCCACTAGAGATAaaagttttctctctttccctcagaTTGCTGCAGACCTGATGATAGCTGGTGTTCCCATTGAGCTGATGGATGGGGATGCTTCATATGTGCCTCTAAAGTGGGTGGCAGCTGTTTTTGACAAGATCTCAGAGAAACTTGGAGACAAAAGGCTGTTTGTTCTCTCTATCCTTGGATTGCAAAGCTCAGGGAAGTCTACTCTGCTAAATGCCCTATTCGGGTTGCAATTCACAGTCAGTGTGGGTCGTTGCACTAGGGGGGCCTATATGCAGCTTCTGAAGGTAGATGAGACATTCACAAAGGAACTTGGCTTTGATTATATTCTAGCAGTAGACACAGAAGGACTTCGGGCTCCAGAACTCAAACACAAATCCCAGAACTGGGACAATGAGTTGGCAACATTTGTCATTGGCCTTGGAAACTTGACTCTGATCAATATTTTTGGAGAGAATCCATCAGAGATGCAGGATATCTTACAAATAGTTGTCCAGGCCTTTCTAAGGATGAAACAAGTGAAaatctccccaagttgcttctttGTCCATCAAAATGTGGGAGAGGTTACAGCTAAAGACCAAACTATGGAAGGACGAAGGAGACTGGAGCAGAGACTGGATGAAATGACAGCATTAGCTGCTGAACAGGAAGAGTGCTCAAACATAACCCGCTTCAGTGATGTAATTAAATTTGATGCCAATAGCCATGTCTACTACTTCGCTCACCTCTGGGATGGTAATCCCCCAATGGCCCCTCCCAATCCTCACTATAGCCACAATGTTCAGGAGTTGAAGGCTGGGATTCTTAGGACTGCCCAGCAGGAATCCAAGGGAAGGATCATGAAGATCTCAGATGTAAAATTCCGAGTTCAGGATTTGTGGAAAGCTCTGATCAGTGAGAACTtcattttcagtttcagaaaCACCCAAGAGGTCATGTCCATGAGTAAACTGGAAACCATGTATAACAACTGGACCTGGGAGCTGAGGAGTCATGTGCTGGATTTACAAATTCAGCTGTACAATCAGATTCATAATGGAAAAATCCTGACTCTCACAACTAATGAACTGGAGGGTCCAGTCA of the Chionomys nivalis chromosome 8, mChiNiv1.1, whole genome shotgun sequence genome contains:
- the LOC130880722 gene encoding interferon-induced very large GTPase 1-like, with product MNTAKKFPEMSQPRHRNLQEMLTEVGLSVDYWLPKLQKDLGVTCAQALQHLEERDLQKLKSHIQHTWEQRALKKLLDLSQPNSVAEFQETPGEMIKNRHQQAKQALQELKALQSEGKHRQEKEVRKKEAELRQAMEIPEECWPGPEVPFNDVTETMVRHLKDMDPKLPYSGNLPDRDLVKWASGGLALQGIYKTSKQGDLVVKREQLLRVPKEFFLFGPEQGKRMETREFTSSQAESLFTKTVEKLGFGAMTSATGGCWGFSLEGGREQSKHSESKDTHQSFSEHSYFCSAKFSYVPLASFHFRTDQLQLSPAALKELKIIEEQLEHTDGTDRFLLLRNRIENFFNRFGSHANQGPLHLGGIYCWKAISEGFNRDQLGHVKQQTAEALDQYIRGSSSGFGIKVVGRAKASHSRYVRSCQNVANEMFQFNVQLSVAQIGGPVETNGIVHWTTGLLASNKTWSIIDQELQLVPIWDIILSNHRSDFKNPLQLAKCLNENYTVLTGLAVQIQDEEYLCSLGQEIRLFQKTMNFQKVSDYERKLKKLINSMKVTSYNIWTYMFFTDWQLQNFLISTINFLKEAATYVTHFINAQVCRFLEPHVYKVTNFPQASSTMECIYHAETEEEKVKIISFTQFLKTLKQIKKKLVGVNMKNKSSQTVEEAQRKATCDVTTALRSFLNFLRESEQSDMQLLLLSIAAGAGYRLDDNALQPLLGCAELNFLLDEIQTAQQKYQELKSVCNYRAQSFLVLTALRATVGSTDISTGEKRKRLVLVRQHIGQLLSEEVVNILTKHGVHHDWENLENDLRLLIYGDYKAITPSLRMDIVKTKLQSLRNEIKESYKQLSIENIKKGVVDNESFIHLLQRLGLDHHYPKKMSRADFQKVYKMSVHKSEPRSEQELPFYFLQKLLMLDCRLRQLIFKDAGNTEHQVSRCSYNQDNEAFDPYEELSEETEDIVKSSAKMSRPHIHPMDIQMAIFHCADDLARQYILSKLSICQFALPLVVPNPNTSQMEFSLWSLRQIRRSWQESSKSPQDKSYSHKNQQMCNVSTPIVSFIRVGNGLSASKSQIMNSLLSKRKHDVFFHRHCRGSSKDCLLMEGVVEISWFCPGGQNEDTFDKCVAFTNLHGDAKDHRQQLSFLQEISSVIVVLMSSSDDNKENQNLVRHLCQSSICLVCLLDDKKNVLANNSGRRVRIGIRDRNEAELTEELINAIKHLLEVSDTSLSLENCSEIARRQGFLVDEDQRLCKDTKEKAEIIMALLAKQTLSKIKENLLPLQGQLWHTWCKKDKELYHLREKGNRSIEQHKSDIDIQKQKIRYEQLEKACPLNDVMRSFLTILQEHEEAPAKHYILHWLGHFLHNLTKGHLEKLQQKQRSVWSRIQTEKHKKYKSNSLTIYQNQIEAISTEIHDCTFGTEHLLREVGQIYEALEETSSTRDKSFLSFPQIAADLMIAGVPIELMDGDASYVPLKWVAAVFDKISEKLGDKRLFVLSILGLQSSGKSTLLNALFGLQFTVSVGRCTRGAYMQLLKVDETFTKELGFDYILAVDTEGLRAPELKHKSQNWDNELATFVIGLGNLTLINIFGENPSEMQDILQIVVQAFLRMKQVKISPSCFFVHQNVGEVTAKDQTMEGRRRLEQRLDEMTALAAEQEECSNITRFSDVIKFDANSHVYYFAHLWDGNPPMAPPNPHYSHNVQELKAGILRTAQQESKGRIMKISDVKFRVQDLWKALISENFIFSFRNTQEVMSMSKLETMYNNWTWELRSHVLDLQIQLYNQIHNGKILTLTTNELEGPVSTKYETVKQDFDKYFEENPDSEILVQWKANFEHKLLMLKDAIISDTRRKCDELISLKRSQERLDNQKSQYENELLEKSRELALSVKGKEFSDEELREKFDQLWTNWIYKVSLTAPPVKDPDIDLDAENILLEYFKKEKNIVERLKMNSGEMFEINYSKHIQMKKKCIIFPRSLEVCHQESISKTTNNIYSRNNETITNIWKQKRDYSQSDFHEILRIIENELKSVPPEEDYTFTRDYTIDLSLCLFQRASKSFKEMHKAFKRENDPVSYLERKKDGFFMSFKISCQGATSITSFVEFLWLKLTPAVSTTIREMMGPKVAGDMRATCPAFNGNRANLEKHILYSLAEEENFDKYWQYIHHPESFIKGYIRYHIRRYCFKKGGEKIKTFLKRSLDDIKNAILSAINKSTAEGKAENSTATDWLDLFCDHLGSKLIFPRRDLISIEHQEIKDTEFLKGTMRAALDSALRKVKDDCSSKPIDEMVPDIEKILSEHLCGCWKQCPFCKAICTNTIPKHEGDHSVPFHRPQAVNGWHYHKTDYFATECCTTCVASDGSFILHDLQKFPYKKYREAGGNFATWSITPDSSTQPYWKWFVCRFRSELEEKYEKKFKKWGTIPDSWTKITKQEVLDDLKINICHK